The following coding sequences are from one Diospyros lotus cultivar Yz01 chromosome 7, ASM1463336v1, whole genome shotgun sequence window:
- the LOC127806847 gene encoding uncharacterized protein LOC127806847 isoform X2 — protein sequence MNVADSESRPVLGPAGNKSQKSVGGRKPLTKPLRNVEKSRNEVEALADRKSRLPPSTDIVPLTNSLHSVSIPSILRKQEHLLHMNLSLDVSCSSDASSESFRSRASTGRIYRTNRTTIRRRQLALKSKISAPDGLSEPLPDSLQSKKRCAWVTPNADANYAAFHDEEWGLPVHDDKKLFELLVFSGALAELTWPAILCKRHTFREVFADFDPVAVAKFNEKKITASGSTASSLLSELKLRAVIENARQISKVLLMLGHR from the exons ATGAATGTGGCTGATTCAGAGTCCAGGCCTGTCCTTGGACCTGCCGGAAACAAGTCACAGAAGTCGGTGGGTGGCCGGAAACCGTTGACAAAGCCACTGAGAAATGTCGAGAAATCGCGGAATGAGGTTGAGGCATTGGCAGACAGGAAGAGTAGGCTTCCACCTTCCACTGATATTGTGCCATTGACAAATTCTTTACATTCAGTTAGCATTCCATCTATACTTCGTAAGCAAGAGCACTTGCTGCATATGAATTTATCGCTTGATGTCTCATGTTCATCTGATGCATCCTCGGAGTCTTTTCGTAGTCGTGCATCAACTGGTAGGATATATAGAACAAATAGGACGACAATCCGCAGGAGGCAGTTGGCTTTGAAGTCAAAAATTAGTGCACCGGATGGCCTTTCAGAGCCTCTACCAGATAGCTTACAGTCCAAGAAAAGGTGTGCCTGGGTGACACCGAATGCCG ATGCAAATTACGCTGCTTTCCATGATGAAGAATGGGGACTTCCTGTGCATGATGACAA GAAATTGTTTGAGCTTCTTGTCTTTTCCGGGGCTTTGGCTGAACTTACATGGCCGGCCATTCTCTGTAAAAGACACACCTTCAG AGAAGTCTTTGCAGATTTTGATCCTGTTGCTGTGGCAAAATTTAATGAGAAGAAGATAACAGCATCTGGAAGTACTGCAAGCTCACTGTTGTCGGAGCTGAAACTGCGTGCCGTTATTGAGAATGCACGCCAAATATCCAAG GTTTTACTGATGTTAGGTCATAGATGA
- the LOC127806847 gene encoding uncharacterized protein LOC127806847 isoform X1, whose product MNVADSESRPVLGPAGNKSQKSVGGRKPLTKPLRNVEKSRNEVEALADRKSRLPPSTDIVPLTNSLHSVSIPSILRKQEHLLHMNLSLDVSCSSDASSESFRSRASTGRIYRTNRTTIRRRQLALKSKISAPDGLSEPLPDSLQSKKRCAWVTPNADANYAAFHDEEWGLPVHDDKKLFELLVFSGALAELTWPAILCKRHTFREVFADFDPVAVAKFNEKKITASGSTASSLLSELKLRAVIENARQISKVIDEFGSFDKYIWSFVNYKPIVSRFRYPRQIPVKTPKADVISKDLVRRGFRSVGPTVVYSFMQAAGITNDHLISCFRFEECVAAAEPKEVGVILAGLEEKTTTKAMESEVCKGMDDLSFASE is encoded by the exons ATGAATGTGGCTGATTCAGAGTCCAGGCCTGTCCTTGGACCTGCCGGAAACAAGTCACAGAAGTCGGTGGGTGGCCGGAAACCGTTGACAAAGCCACTGAGAAATGTCGAGAAATCGCGGAATGAGGTTGAGGCATTGGCAGACAGGAAGAGTAGGCTTCCACCTTCCACTGATATTGTGCCATTGACAAATTCTTTACATTCAGTTAGCATTCCATCTATACTTCGTAAGCAAGAGCACTTGCTGCATATGAATTTATCGCTTGATGTCTCATGTTCATCTGATGCATCCTCGGAGTCTTTTCGTAGTCGTGCATCAACTGGTAGGATATATAGAACAAATAGGACGACAATCCGCAGGAGGCAGTTGGCTTTGAAGTCAAAAATTAGTGCACCGGATGGCCTTTCAGAGCCTCTACCAGATAGCTTACAGTCCAAGAAAAGGTGTGCCTGGGTGACACCGAATGCCG ATGCAAATTACGCTGCTTTCCATGATGAAGAATGGGGACTTCCTGTGCATGATGACAA GAAATTGTTTGAGCTTCTTGTCTTTTCCGGGGCTTTGGCTGAACTTACATGGCCGGCCATTCTCTGTAAAAGACACACCTTCAG AGAAGTCTTTGCAGATTTTGATCCTGTTGCTGTGGCAAAATTTAATGAGAAGAAGATAACAGCATCTGGAAGTACTGCAAGCTCACTGTTGTCGGAGCTGAAACTGCGTGCCGTTATTGAGAATGCACGCCAAATATCCAAG GTCATAGATGAATTTGGGTCATTTGACAAATATATCTGGAGCTTTGTGAACTACAAGCCTATAGTTAGCAGGTTCCGCTATCCTCGTCAGATCCCAGTGAAGACCCCAAAGGCAGATGTGATAAGCAAAGACCTAGTACGTAGGGGTTTCCGGAGTGTGGGTCCCACAGTCGTCTACTCATTTATGCAAGCGGCGGGCATAACAAATGACCACCTAATTAGCTGCTTCAGATTCGAGGAGTGCGTAGCTGCAGCAGAGCCAAAGGAAGTTGGTGTCATCTTGGCAGGGTTGGAAGAGAAGACCACCACAAAAGCGATGGAATCAGAAGTATGCAAGGGTATGGATGATTTGAGTTTTGCTTCAGAATGA
- the LOC127806497 gene encoding probable WRKY transcription factor 32, with protein sequence MDKREQSSEAFQEEEAEKTTEDEHKELDGVGDDGDCGYGVAEVGGEERREFSELPPIEAESGGPQSETLAAASSSLQLFDSDYQLSGDLTEVPVDYAFLRPLESEEFKNTVGLSHQQALVSVTTESTQVQSRNQFQSAGCPTSSSELSPTSVTQSISSTPSPTLLDQKISPVANANGGCRPQVEQQNSGDAKTTSAALVLKTPLTSVYSWRKYGQKQVKSPQGSRSYYKCTYSDCQAKKIECCDHLNRVIEVISRGQHTHDPPQRINCTRESRFAVSAAPGSRVPPLSLLNDSDPSTSSREPIQETPSLHETKQESPKVSKQAAEVDIKEEHVDEPEPKRRLKKNDTAFSGSVLKPGKKPKFVVRAAGDVGISGDGYRWRKYGQKMVKGNPHPRNYYRCTSAGCPVRKHIERAVDNTSVVIITYKGIHDHDMPVPKKRHGLPSAPLVAAAAPASMNSSQFKKTESTTQWSVDREGELTGETMDAGEEKAMESARTLLSIGFEIKQC encoded by the exons ATGGACAAGAGAGAGCAGAGCTCGGAAGCTTTCCAAGAGGAAGAAGCAGAAAAGACGACAGAAGACGAACACAAAGAATTGGACGGAGTTGGTGACGATGGTGACTGTGGATATGGCGTGGCGGAAGTTGGCGGTGAAGAGAGGCGGGAATTCAGTGAGCTACCGCCGATCGAAGCCGAGTCCGGAGGTCCTCAATCCGAAACCCTAGCCGCTGCTTCGTCGTCCCTCCAATTGTTCGACAGCGATTACCAACTCTCAG GTGATCTGACGGAGGTGCCGGTGGATTATGCTTTCTTAAGGCCCCTGGAATCGGAGGAATTCAAG AATACAGTTGGGTTGTCCCATCAACAAGCTCTGGTAAGTGTAACAACAGAGTCCACTCAGGTGCAGTCAAGGAATCAATTTCAGTCAGCTGGTTGTCCAACTTCTTCATCAGAATTATCTCCAACTTCTGTTACACagtccatttcatccactccaAGCCCCACTCTTCTAGACCAGAAAATTTCACCTGTAGCGAATGCCAATGGTGGATGTAGACCACAAGTAGAACAGCAGAATTCTGGTGATGCTAAAACTACATCTGCTGCACTTGTTCTAAAAACACCACTAACCAGTGTCTACAGTTGGCGGAAATATGGTCAGAAGCAGGTGAAAAGTCCTCAGGGTTCCCGAAGTTACTACAAATGTACATATTCTGACTGTCAAGCTAAAAAGATTGAGTGCTGCGATCACTTGAACCGTGTCATTGAGGTCATTTCCAGAGGTCAGCACACTCACGATCCACCTCAGAGAATAAATTGCACAAGGGAAAGTAGGTTTGCAGTTTCTGCTGCACCTGGTAGTAGAGTGCCTCCATTGTCATTGCTTAATGATTCAGATCCATCTACTTCTTCAAGAGAACCGATACAAGAAACACCTTCACTGcatgaaacaaaacaagaaagcCCAAAAGTGTCCAAACAGGCTGCTGAAGTTGATATTAAGGAAGAACATGTTGATGAACCAGAACCAAAACGAAG ATTGAAGAAAAACGACACGGCATTTTCAGGCTCTGTATTGAAGCCGGGAAAGAAACCTAAATTTGTTGTGCGTGCGGCTGGTGATGTGGGAATTTCAGGAGATGGCTACAGGTGGCGTAAGTACGGACAAAAAATGGTAAAAGGAAATCCTCACCCCAG gaACTACTACAGATGCACCTCAGCTGGATGTCCTGTCCGGAAGCACATTGAGAGGGCAGTTGATAACACTAGTGTAGTGATAATTACATACAAGGGAATACATGATCATGATATGCCCGTACCTAAGAAGCGGCATGGCCTACCAAGTGCTCCCCTTGTTGCTGCGGCTGCTCCTGCTTCCATGAACAGCTCGCAATTCAAGAAAACAGAATCCACGACCCAGTGGTCAGTGGACAGGGAAGGTGAGCTAACAGGTGAGACGATGGATGCTGGAGAGGAGAAGGCAATGGAATCTGCTCGAACTCTTTTGAGTATTGGTTTTGAAATCAAGCAATGCTGA
- the LOC127806417 gene encoding probable purine permease 5: MKQPLLEPEKDMEEVPPGPSASLMDKIVMYRTMAWETYKTQPVSYWVLLLLSSAAMLVAFPASSLLSRVYYSDGGNSKWIISWVAVAGWPLTALVLVPTYFFLGVSPTTPTIKLTLSYGLLGFLSAADNLMYAYAYAYLPASTASLLASSSLVFSALFGYLIVKNKINAWTINSLVIITAAMAIIALDSDSDRYGNVTDSQYILGFVWDILGSALHGLIFALSELVFVKLLGRRSFHVVLEQQVMVSFFGFIFTTIGLIVSNDFQAMSSEARNFKGGKVSYYNVLIWGVITFQLGILGGTAVLFLSSTVLAGVLNAVRVPITSVAAVILLHDPMSGFKILSLIVTFWGFSCYIYGNYSD; encoded by the exons ATGAAACAGCCACTGCTTGAACCAG AGAAGGACATGGAAGAGGTACCGCCAGGGCCATCTGCTTCATTGATGGACAAGATTGTCATGTATAGGACCATGGCTTGGGAAACATATAAAACGCAGCCAGTTTCATATTGGGTTCTGCTACTACTGAGCAGTGCAGCAATGCTTGTTGCTTTCCCTGCCTCTTCCCTCCTGTCTCGTGTCTATTATTCTGATGGGGGAAACAGCAAATGGATTATTTCATGGGTGGCTGTTGCCGGGTGGCCTCTGACTGCTCTAGTCCTGGTTCCAACATACTTCTTTCTTGGAGTTTCTCCCACTACACCGACAATTAAACTCACCCTTTCGTATGGCCTACTGGGTTTCTTAAGTGCTGCGGATAACCTGATGTATGCATACGCATATGCTTACCTCCCAGCATCAACAGCTTCTCTTTTGGCATCATCATCCCTAGTGTTTTCTGCCCTATTTGGATATCTTATTGTGAAGAACAAAATCAATGCTTGGACAATCAACTCTCTTGTGATCATTACTGCTGCTATGGCCATCATTGCTTTGGATTCCGATTCAGACAGATACGGGAATGTCACTGACAGCCAATACATCCTGGGCTTTGTGTGGGATATCTTGGGCTCTGCTCTCCATGGCCTCATTTTTGCGCTTTCAGAGCTTGTCTTTGTGAAATTACTGGGAAGACGATCCTTCCACGTCGTGTTGGAGCAACAAGTGATGGTCTCTTTCTTTGGCTTCATCTTTACTACGATTGGGCTCATCGTGAGTAACGATTTCCAGGCTATGAGTTCCGAGGCTAGAAATTTCAAGGGCGGTAAAGTTTCGTATTACAATGTTCTCATCTGGGGTGTCATTACCTTTCAGTTGGGGATCCTGGGAGGCACTGCTGTACTCTTCTTGTCCTCAACTGTGCTAGCTGGTGTCCTCAATGCAGTGAGGGTGCCGATCACAAGCGTTGCTGCAGTTATATTGTTGCATGATCCTATGAGTGGCTTCAAAATCCTGTCTCTGATCGTTACATTTTGGGGGTTCAGCTGCTACATTTACGGTAATTATTCTGACTAA
- the LOC127806418 gene encoding eukaryotic translation initiation factor 5A-2-like — MSDEEHHFESKADAGASKTYPQQAGTIRKNGHIVIKNRPCKVVEVSTSKTGKHGHAKCHFVGIDIYNGKKLEDIVPSSHNCDVPHVNRTDYQLIDISEDGFVSLLTDNGNTKDDLRLPTDEALLTQIKEGFAEGKDLVVTVMSAMGEEQICALKDIGPKN; from the exons atgtcgGACGAGGAGCATCACTTCGAGTCGAAGGCCGACGCCGGTGCCTCCAAGACCTATCCGCAGCAAGCCGGAACAATCCGCAAGAATGGCCACATAGTCATTAAGAATAGGCCTTGCAAG GTTGTGGAGGTCTCCACCTCAAAAACTGGCAAACATGGGCATGCAAAGTGCCACTTTGTGGGAATTGACATCTATAATGGCAAGAAACTTGAAGATATTGTCCCTTCATCCCACAACTGTGAT GTTCCCCATGTTAATCGTACTGACTATCAGCTGATTGATATTTCTGAAGATGGTTTT GTGAGTCTTCTGACCGATAATGGAAACACTAAGGATGATCTGAGGCTCCCTACTGACGAGGCTCTGCTCACCCAG ATAAAAGAAGGGTTTGCCGAAGGGAAGGACCTTGTGGTGACTGTCATGTCTGCAATGGGAGAAGAGCAGATCTGTGCCTTGAAGGACATTGGTCCTAAAAATTGA